A stretch of Desulfotalea psychrophila LSv54 DNA encodes these proteins:
- a CDS encoding sensor domain-containing diguanylate cyclase, with product MNNKKYFLVGVLTLLLLLGFITTCFVSYYVAHKSISEQIAKTTLPLTSDNIYSEIQRDLLRPIFISSLMANDTFVRDWAMEGEQNEEAIIKYLSEIQKRYGTVSCFFVSEKTGRYYHPEGVIRQISPTDSQDQWYYRLKKIKERYEVNVDVDSADKKSMVIFINYQMYDYSGNYIGATGVGLEVNSVIDLINTYQNRYGRRVFFADMEGNIRLRSSQDGGPKNIRQLDGISAHTTRILTTPSSSISYKRQGKTVYLNSRFVPEFKWILLVEQVEDPLETRLFNTLMINLGISLIITGIILFFAYLTIGGYQRKLEEMATTDSLTGIANRQIFDILFNQMSKHSRRQGWPLSAIMFDLDHFKKINDSYGHPAGDLILKAVSQIAQNILRDSDILCRWGGEEFLILLPNCNTAQAQGVAEKIRQGLETASELIYNQQLISITASFGLTTLQDYDSKDELIKRADIALYAAKENGRNRVEVAQL from the coding sequence GTGAATAATAAAAAATATTTTCTGGTGGGAGTCCTGACTCTTTTACTCCTTCTGGGCTTCATTACAACCTGTTTTGTCAGTTACTACGTGGCCCACAAATCCATCTCCGAGCAAATTGCCAAAACCACCCTGCCTCTGACCAGCGACAACATCTACTCAGAAATACAGAGGGACCTCCTTCGCCCTATTTTCATTTCATCACTGATGGCCAACGATACCTTCGTTCGCGACTGGGCCATGGAAGGGGAACAAAACGAGGAGGCTATCATTAAATATCTCAGCGAAATCCAGAAGAGATACGGCACAGTTTCCTGTTTCTTTGTCTCTGAAAAGACAGGAAGATACTACCATCCAGAAGGAGTTATAAGGCAAATCAGCCCGACAGACTCTCAGGATCAGTGGTATTACCGTCTGAAAAAAATAAAAGAGAGATATGAGGTAAATGTAGATGTTGACTCTGCGGACAAAAAATCCATGGTGATTTTCATTAATTACCAAATGTATGACTATAGCGGCAATTATATCGGGGCCACGGGCGTAGGCCTGGAGGTTAACTCCGTTATAGATCTGATAAATACATATCAAAATCGATATGGAAGAAGGGTATTTTTCGCAGACATGGAAGGAAATATCAGGCTACGGAGTAGTCAGGATGGCGGACCAAAAAATATTCGCCAGCTAGATGGGATTTCAGCACACACCACCAGAATACTCACCACACCCAGCAGCAGCATCTCCTATAAACGCCAGGGAAAAACCGTTTACCTCAATAGCCGTTTTGTCCCTGAGTTTAAATGGATTCTTCTGGTGGAGCAGGTAGAGGATCCACTGGAAACGCGGCTCTTTAATACCCTGATGATAAACCTTGGCATCAGTCTTATCATCACCGGCATAATATTGTTTTTCGCCTACCTGACCATTGGCGGCTACCAGAGAAAGTTGGAAGAGATGGCCACAACCGATAGTTTAACGGGAATAGCAAATAGACAAATATTTGATATTCTCTTTAACCAAATGTCCAAGCACAGCAGGCGACAGGGATGGCCATTATCCGCCATTATGTTTGATCTGGATCACTTTAAAAAGATAAATGACAGCTACGGACATCCTGCAGGAGATCTCATCTTAAAAGCTGTTAGCCAAATAGCTCAAAATATACTCCGCGATTCAGATATCCTCTGTCGCTGGGGAGGAGAGGAGTTTTTAATCCTCCTGCCAAATTGCAATACAGCTCAGGCTCAAGGAGTAGCTGAAAAAATCCGCCAAGGTCTCGAAACTGCCTCAGAATTAATTTACAATCAGCAGCTCATCTCCATTACGGCAAGCTTTGGCCTTACAACTCTTCAGGATTATGACAGCAAAGACGAATTGATCAAACGAGCGGATATTGCCCTCTATGCCGCCAAAGAAAATGGCCGAAACCGGGTTGAGGTGGCTCAGCTATAG
- the modA gene encoding molybdate ABC transporter substrate-binding protein has translation MKRGVCFFCSIIVLSFLLVAGSASAEQIRVAVASNFTGAIKEIASSFQAKTSHKVVLLFGSTGKHYAQIKNGAPFDAFFAADVRRPKLLEEEGLAVAGTRFTYAMGTLVLWSADPQLLDDSATALKEGRFHHLAFANPKLAPYGKASQQVLENLGLWKQLQPKFVRGENISQALQFIKSGNAELGFIALSQLKSGKADLQGSLWKVPVALYSPIEQQAVLLRDNKVAAQFLEFAKGEEALKIIRGFGYSCP, from the coding sequence ATGAAGAGGGGAGTCTGTTTTTTTTGTTCAATTATCGTGCTGAGCTTTCTGCTGGTGGCGGGATCTGCCTCGGCAGAACAAATTCGAGTGGCGGTGGCCAGTAACTTTACCGGTGCCATAAAAGAAATTGCCAGCTCTTTTCAAGCGAAAACTTCGCATAAGGTCGTTCTTCTTTTTGGTTCCACAGGTAAACATTATGCCCAGATCAAAAACGGTGCTCCCTTTGATGCCTTTTTTGCCGCAGACGTCAGACGTCCAAAACTTCTGGAGGAGGAGGGTCTTGCCGTTGCTGGAACTCGCTTTACCTATGCCATGGGTACCTTGGTACTTTGGAGTGCTGATCCGCAGTTATTAGATGATTCCGCGACTGCCTTGAAAGAGGGCCGGTTTCACCATCTGGCCTTTGCCAATCCAAAACTTGCCCCCTATGGCAAGGCCTCTCAGCAGGTGTTAGAGAATCTTGGCCTGTGGAAGCAATTGCAGCCTAAATTTGTCCGTGGCGAAAATATCAGTCAGGCCCTGCAGTTTATTAAGAGTGGTAATGCCGAGCTTGGTTTTATTGCCCTCTCCCAGCTTAAGAGTGGTAAGGCTGATCTTCAGGGTTCTCTATGGAAGGTGCCTGTAGCTCTTTATAGCCCCATTGAGCAGCAGGCCGTTCTTCTCCGGGACAATAAGGTTGCAGCTCAGTTCCTTGAATTTGCCAAGGGAGAAGAGGCCCTTAAAATTATTCGAGGTTTTGGTTACTCCTGTCCATGA
- the modB gene encoding molybdate ABC transporter permease subunit → MIFNEYDLSALFVTLKLASLTTVILLVVGTPIAWWLATSRWRWKFLLEALVALPLVLPPTVLGFYLLVALGAHGPLGALMVYFGGEPLAFTFAGLVVGSVFYSMPFVVQPLQDAFVAVGRKPLEVAATLGASPLDRFFSVAVPLARPGFLTAAVLGFAHTLGEFGVVLMIGGNIPGTTQVISIAIYDHVESLEYTQAHIMSGLLLLLSFSLLIVVYAVNRRFTVARS, encoded by the coding sequence ATGATCTTTAATGAGTATGATTTATCTGCCCTGTTCGTCACCCTGAAGCTTGCCTCGCTGACCACCGTTATCTTACTGGTGGTGGGCACCCCCATCGCCTGGTGGCTTGCTACGAGCCGTTGGCGCTGGAAGTTTTTGCTGGAAGCGTTAGTGGCCCTGCCCCTTGTCTTGCCCCCCACTGTGCTCGGTTTTTATCTTCTGGTGGCTCTGGGGGCTCACGGGCCATTGGGTGCTTTAATGGTTTACTTTGGGGGGGAACCATTGGCCTTCACCTTTGCCGGCTTGGTGGTGGGTTCTGTTTTTTACTCCATGCCCTTTGTGGTGCAGCCATTACAGGATGCCTTTGTTGCCGTTGGCAGAAAGCCCTTAGAGGTGGCTGCTACCCTGGGCGCGTCACCTCTGGATCGTTTTTTTTCTGTGGCCGTGCCTTTGGCCAGGCCCGGTTTCTTAACTGCTGCCGTCCTTGGTTTTGCCCATACCTTGGGGGAGTTTGGCGTGGTTCTGATGATTGGCGGTAATATTCCGGGCACAACTCAGGTGATTTCCATTGCCATTTATGACCATGTCGAATCTCTTGAGTATACTCAGGCACATATCATGTCTGGTCTTCTCCTTCTTCTCTCCTTCTCTCTTCTGATCGTGGTTTACGCCGTTAATCGACGATTTACGGTGGCCCGCTCATGA
- a CDS encoding M20 family metallopeptidase, producing the protein MRQKAEAIRDFIIGVRRQIHRYPELGYQEHKTAELIGGMLRDLGIEFRSGLGGTGIVAEFGPGGGARVLLRADMDALPIAEETGLSFSSQIEGCMHACGHDAHVAMVLGAASLLRNESFSGRVRLLFQPAEEGCYDDPDGFSGARRMIGEGVLAGVDAALALHQVPTLTSGTIALNSGAVMAASDIFEIVVRGRAAHAGASPQEGIDAILIASELVLGLQTVVSRQVSPFEVAVLSICTIEGGKAANIIADNVRLTGTIRALNSALQGRVRALVEQRCDALAGLYQTSISFSLLDSIPLTENSEMVVQLARDAVVEILGEEALLEVEPCMGAEDFSFIAGEVPSCLALLGTMPPESGTAPLHSPHMILDEDALPIGAAYLAQTALSLLRPGGLIQADLADDADRGLSG; encoded by the coding sequence ATGCGACAAAAGGCAGAGGCTATAAGGGACTTTATTATAGGGGTACGTAGGCAGATTCACCGTTATCCAGAGCTTGGTTATCAGGAGCATAAAACAGCAGAGTTGATCGGTGGAATGCTTAGGGATTTGGGTATAGAATTTCGTTCCGGTCTTGGTGGTACGGGGATTGTGGCAGAATTTGGTCCTGGCGGGGGAGCAAGGGTTTTGCTTCGAGCCGATATGGATGCCCTGCCCATTGCAGAGGAGACGGGTCTGTCATTTTCCTCTCAAATTGAGGGGTGTATGCATGCCTGTGGTCATGATGCCCATGTGGCCATGGTCCTTGGCGCTGCCTCCCTGCTTCGAAATGAATCATTTTCGGGGCGGGTGCGCCTGCTCTTTCAGCCTGCAGAAGAGGGCTGTTATGATGATCCGGATGGCTTTTCCGGGGCTAGGAGGATGATAGGGGAAGGGGTTCTTGCCGGTGTTGATGCCGCTCTTGCCCTGCATCAGGTCCCTACTCTGACCAGTGGAACCATTGCTCTCAACTCCGGGGCAGTGATGGCCGCATCAGATATTTTTGAAATCGTCGTCCGGGGCCGGGCTGCCCATGCGGGAGCCTCTCCCCAGGAAGGTATCGATGCCATTCTTATTGCCTCGGAGCTGGTCCTGGGCCTACAGACAGTTGTTTCAAGGCAGGTTAGCCCCTTTGAGGTGGCAGTGCTCAGCATCTGTACCATTGAAGGGGGAAAGGCCGCCAATATCATTGCCGATAATGTCCGGCTGACGGGGACAATTCGTGCCCTTAATTCAGCCCTGCAGGGTAGAGTACGTGCTCTTGTTGAGCAGAGATGCGATGCCTTGGCCGGTCTGTATCAGACCTCTATCTCCTTTAGTCTGTTAGACTCTATTCCGCTTACCGAAAACAGTGAGATGGTGGTCCAGCTTGCCCGAGATGCTGTGGTGGAGATCCTTGGTGAAGAGGCCCTGCTGGAGGTAGAACCCTGTATGGGCGCAGAAGATTTCTCCTTTATCGCAGGAGAGGTACCCTCCTGTTTGGCCCTGTTGGGAACAATGCCGCCGGAGAGTGGGACGGCTCCGCTCCATAGCCCCCATATGATCCTTGATGAGGACGCCCTGCCCATAGGAGCGGCCTATCTTGCCCAGACAGCCTTGTCCCTTCTGCGTCCCGGGGGGCTTATTCAGGCTGATCTGGCAGATGATGCTGATCGAGGGTTGAGCGGATGA
- a CDS encoding NAD(P)/FAD-dependent oxidoreductase, whose amino-acid sequence MHLLIKTLVIPIEKDGMAEYIKTIAKIVKINEDDIRVVKTLSKAIDLRDQNQFYYKLSLVISVPDLFENPAAIPLYEEHQEPKKTQLPGREKPIVVGFGPAGMFAALELIEYGLKPLIFERGEKIEVRALDVQRFIREKILNPASNIQYGEGGAGSFSDGKLFSRRNNNTGYINKVLQTFIRFGAPAEIEYMAKPHLGTDVLCKIVRNIRNYILERGGEIHYRSQMTDIIITEERAVGIVVNDEREYLASTIFIASGHSARDTYQMMADRGIALEQRPLSVGLRIDHPVETINLLRYGNKYKDFPGLGAATYSINYTNRKIKKGVYTFCMCPGGEIVNASSEPGHFVVNGMSYSQRSSPYSNAALVVSCHPSDYPSADPLAGIEFQRAIEKKAYQAGRGTWQAPAQNLLDFLADRPSTTLNPNSFKMGVIPANMRDIMPAFIIRELLAAFAKWKAEVPLFISEQAILLGVETRTSSPVRVQRDEHYESINIKNIYPIGEGSGHTGGITSSAADGIRAVQKFAARQ is encoded by the coding sequence TTGCATCTCTTAATCAAGACATTAGTTATTCCCATCGAAAAAGATGGAATGGCAGAATATATAAAAACCATCGCCAAAATAGTAAAAATTAATGAAGACGATATAAGAGTAGTAAAAACCCTGAGCAAGGCCATTGACCTGCGGGATCAAAATCAATTTTATTATAAGCTCTCGCTCGTCATATCCGTCCCTGATCTATTTGAGAACCCAGCCGCCATACCTCTCTATGAAGAGCATCAGGAACCAAAAAAAACGCAGCTTCCAGGAAGAGAGAAACCCATCGTAGTGGGTTTTGGCCCCGCTGGCATGTTTGCGGCCCTGGAACTCATCGAATATGGATTGAAACCTCTTATCTTTGAAAGAGGGGAAAAAATAGAGGTGCGCGCCCTTGACGTCCAGAGATTTATTCGGGAAAAGATTCTCAATCCGGCGTCCAACATCCAATATGGCGAAGGCGGGGCAGGCTCCTTTTCTGACGGCAAGCTCTTTTCAAGAAGAAACAACAATACCGGATACATCAACAAGGTACTGCAGACATTTATCCGCTTTGGTGCCCCGGCAGAGATAGAGTATATGGCCAAGCCCCATCTGGGAACCGATGTGCTCTGCAAGATCGTACGCAATATACGTAATTACATCCTTGAGCGGGGCGGGGAAATACACTACCGCTCGCAGATGACCGATATCATCATAACAGAGGAGAGGGCCGTGGGAATTGTGGTCAACGATGAGAGAGAATATCTCGCATCCACCATATTTATTGCCTCCGGTCACTCTGCCCGCGACACCTACCAGATGATGGCCGACCGGGGCATTGCCCTCGAGCAGCGACCTCTTTCAGTGGGACTAAGGATCGATCACCCCGTGGAGACCATTAATCTCCTCCGCTATGGAAATAAATATAAGGACTTTCCAGGACTCGGGGCCGCCACATATTCCATTAACTACACCAACAGAAAAATCAAAAAAGGTGTCTATACCTTCTGCATGTGCCCGGGTGGCGAGATCGTCAACGCCTCCTCGGAGCCGGGACACTTTGTGGTAAACGGAATGAGCTACTCGCAGAGGTCATCGCCCTACTCCAATGCAGCTCTGGTGGTCAGCTGTCACCCCAGTGACTACCCATCAGCTGATCCACTGGCGGGAATCGAGTTCCAGCGAGCAATTGAAAAAAAGGCCTACCAGGCAGGCAGAGGCACATGGCAGGCACCGGCCCAAAACCTGCTCGACTTTCTCGCCGACAGGCCCTCTACCACCCTCAATCCCAACTCCTTTAAGATGGGGGTGATCCCAGCCAATATGCGCGATATCATGCCCGCCTTTATCATAAGAGAGCTTCTTGCAGCCTTTGCTAAATGGAAGGCAGAAGTGCCCTTGTTTATTTCTGAACAGGCCATACTCTTAGGGGTGGAAACCAGAACATCATCTCCAGTGCGAGTGCAAAGAGATGAGCACTATGAGTCTATAAATATTAAGAACATCTACCCAATCGGCGAAGGATCGGGGCATACGGGTGGTATCACCAGCTCTGCCGCCGATGGCATAAGGGCCGTGCAGAAATTTGCCGCACGGCAGTAA
- the modC gene encoding molybdenum ABC transporter ATP-binding protein: MTILARFLVEREGFSLDVDLKFPARGLTALVGPSGCGKTTLLRAIAGLERFESGFLQVGNLLWQDRDSFVPAHKRSIGYVFQEPRLFPHLSVRRNVEYGLRRRRADRQTLHQAVELLQIGHLLDRSIAGLSGGEQQRVGIARALAARPTMLLMDEPLAALDMAHKQEIIPYLQSLHRQLEIPVLYVSHSADEVMRLADHLLILDEGRLQANGPMQELSHLLYPSSGGYRNVFPVHVLHSSEPGLCLFSSAAGIFTLPHQGLAEGRELRLQVLARDVLLCFQKPGEGSVLNAFPARVVELRPSLPGLCLICLQVGDLSLYSEVAEKVSVGLQFGSELYVQINHVEIVG, from the coding sequence ATGACAATTTTAGCCAGATTTCTGGTTGAGCGAGAGGGCTTTTCTCTCGATGTTGATCTGAAATTTCCTGCCCGAGGTCTCACCGCTCTGGTTGGACCCTCCGGCTGTGGCAAGACAACTCTGCTTCGTGCTATCGCCGGTCTGGAGCGTTTTGAGTCTGGTTTTCTTCAGGTGGGGAATCTTCTCTGGCAGGACAGAGACTCCTTTGTCCCGGCCCATAAACGATCCATTGGCTATGTTTTTCAGGAGCCACGTCTCTTTCCACATCTCTCTGTGCGTCGTAATGTAGAGTATGGGCTGAGGCGTCGCAGGGCTGATCGGCAGACCCTGCATCAGGCAGTTGAACTATTACAGATAGGGCATCTCCTCGACCGAAGTATCGCGGGTCTTTCGGGCGGTGAACAGCAGCGGGTGGGCATTGCCCGGGCCCTGGCTGCACGTCCTACCATGCTTCTTATGGACGAACCTCTTGCTGCCCTGGATATGGCTCATAAGCAGGAGATCATTCCCTATCTTCAGTCTCTTCATCGCCAGCTGGAGATTCCTGTCCTCTATGTCAGTCATTCAGCCGATGAGGTTATGCGCCTTGCCGATCACCTTCTTATTTTGGATGAGGGGCGACTACAGGCCAATGGGCCTATGCAGGAGCTGTCTCATCTGCTCTACCCCTCCTCAGGGGGGTATCGTAATGTTTTTCCTGTCCATGTTCTTCACTCTTCTGAGCCGGGTCTCTGTCTCTTCTCCTCGGCGGCTGGTATTTTTACTCTGCCCCACCAAGGTCTGGCTGAGGGGCGAGAGCTGCGTTTGCAGGTGTTGGCCCGTGATGTTCTTCTCTGTTTTCAGAAGCCTGGTGAGGGGAGTGTCCTTAATGCCTTTCCTGCCCGGGTGGTCGAGTTGCGTCCATCTTTGCCTGGTCTCTGTCTGATCTGTCTGCAGGTGGGAGACCTATCTCTGTACTCCGAGGTGGCCGAGAAGGTCTCTGTCGGATTGCAATTTGGCAGTGAGCTCTATGTGCAGATAAACCATGTCGAAATTGTTGGCTGA
- a CDS encoding pseudouridine synthase — MRLQKFLSDIGYCSRGQAEDLIRKRKIMVNGKQATLGDKVRGNEKIVIEGRLLERKKGPAKKVLLFHKPEAVDCSLAPSKTTKTLLDFDFGTDRVFPVGYLDQASEGILLLTNDGEIANKLSLPEFRPEDEYLLTSPEEIDAEMIEKLTQARKAEKNKSVVDIEQIDAKHLRILQQGGRSKDIKKMCEAVELVIEQLVRVRVGNITLEGLEKGIYIPLDPEQLKRLLKKQ, encoded by the coding sequence ATGAGATTACAAAAATTTTTATCTGATATCGGCTACTGTTCACGCGGTCAGGCGGAAGATTTGATCCGCAAAAGAAAGATCATGGTAAATGGCAAGCAGGCAACCCTGGGCGATAAGGTCAGAGGAAATGAAAAGATTGTCATAGAGGGACGCCTGTTGGAAAGAAAAAAAGGACCGGCGAAAAAGGTACTTCTCTTTCACAAGCCCGAGGCCGTAGACTGTTCTCTGGCTCCATCAAAAACCACCAAGACCCTGCTCGACTTTGATTTCGGTACCGACCGTGTTTTCCCCGTTGGCTACCTTGACCAAGCCTCCGAGGGCATACTACTCCTGACCAACGACGGAGAAATCGCGAACAAACTCTCCCTACCGGAGTTTAGGCCAGAGGATGAGTACCTTCTAACCAGCCCAGAAGAAATTGACGCAGAGATGATCGAAAAGCTCACTCAGGCCAGAAAGGCAGAAAAGAACAAATCAGTGGTCGATATTGAGCAAATAGACGCCAAGCACCTGCGAATACTACAGCAGGGCGGCCGCAGTAAGGACATTAAGAAGATGTGTGAGGCTGTTGAACTGGTGATTGAGCAGCTGGTTCGAGTACGGGTGGGTAATATCACTCTGGAAGGACTTGAAAAAGGCATATACATCCCCCTTGATCCTGAACAGCTCAAGCGCCTCCTCAAAAAGCAGTAG
- a CDS encoding Rossmann-like domain-containing protein has product MNRPILNQLQAEAREIWMKEGILGESIAITARTLSTEEAIGNPEGDDFPLQRGKEKLMEAQFRNERGQAFTDTFGDFSSSLREIAEMKLDNNFRRAIFVASLNAVQRSLGKTDRTIHCRDKGPSICAPKMADYIMEKYGQVRITQIGYQPKLIEALAEKFTLRIVDLDPDNIGNQKCGVVIEGPDSSAAAVADAELIVATGSTIVNDTIGDFILKDKPTLFFGTTVAAAADHLGLKRFCCESN; this is encoded by the coding sequence ATGAACAGACCAATCTTGAATCAGTTGCAGGCAGAGGCCCGGGAAATATGGATGAAGGAGGGAATTCTCGGTGAGAGTATTGCTATAACGGCCCGTACCCTGAGCACGGAGGAGGCCATTGGCAACCCGGAGGGTGATGATTTTCCCCTGCAACGGGGCAAAGAAAAACTTATGGAAGCTCAATTTCGCAATGAGCGGGGCCAGGCCTTTACAGATACCTTTGGTGATTTTAGTTCATCTCTTCGTGAAATAGCTGAGATGAAATTGGATAATAACTTTCGTCGGGCGATCTTTGTGGCCAGTCTTAATGCGGTTCAGCGTAGTTTGGGTAAGACAGATCGAACCATCCACTGTCGGGATAAGGGCCCGAGTATCTGTGCTCCTAAGATGGCCGACTATATCATGGAGAAGTATGGCCAGGTACGCATTACTCAAATTGGTTATCAACCCAAGTTGATTGAAGCCTTGGCCGAAAAATTTACCCTGAGAATAGTGGATCTTGATCCAGATAATATTGGTAATCAGAAGTGTGGTGTTGTCATTGAGGGGCCGGACAGTAGTGCTGCTGCCGTTGCAGATGCTGAACTGATTGTGGCTACCGGTTCCACCATTGTCAACGATACCATTGGTGATTTTATCCTTAAGGATAAACCAACACTTTTCTTTGGTACAACCGTGGCTGCCGCCGCTGATCACTTGGGCTTGAAACGTTTTTGCTGTGAAAGTAACTAG
- the panF gene encoding sodium/pantothenate symporter, with amino-acid sequence MISVNPILVSIVIYLVLTLLVSRFAANRAGGDEDFSRKYFLGGQFMGGGVLALSLVATYTSASSFIGGPGAAYTFGLGWVLLAVIQVPVVMLTLGVLGPRLWTLAKESKAVTILDIFRDRYHSKALLWLAGMSLVAGFLGMIVVQFTSGARLLNVMVGMSYANGLFLFVGTVVVYTLWGGFRAVSYTDAIQGLIMLAGMVALLLGVLAHGGGMANLTSQMASIDPGLVQPHGAGGFMSWPFLFSFWILVCFGTIGLPHTVLRVMAAKDGKAIARAMVLGTAVTALVTFLPHLIGALGRPLVPELSSPDEIMPTLMLRLFSPWVAGLLLAAPIAAIMSSVDSMLLQATSTLVNDLAIRNYSLSEGQQKWLTRVITIVVAGVCTLLALNPPQMIIWLNMAAFGALQVVFLWPLVLGLFWPAASSQAALASMVLGLAFYLPQTFLKIKIFGLHAIVSSLLASLLAFLLVQVICAGKKRE; translated from the coding sequence TTGATCTCTGTGAACCCGATTCTTGTTTCGATTGTCATCTATCTTGTCTTGACCCTTCTTGTCTCTCGTTTTGCAGCTAACCGCGCTGGCGGAGATGAAGATTTTTCCCGTAAATATTTTCTTGGTGGTCAGTTTATGGGCGGGGGGGTCCTGGCCCTCTCGTTGGTGGCTACCTATACCAGTGCCAGCTCTTTTATCGGTGGTCCCGGGGCGGCCTATACCTTTGGCCTGGGCTGGGTACTGCTTGCCGTTATTCAGGTGCCAGTTGTTATGCTGACCCTGGGGGTTTTAGGCCCCCGTCTCTGGACTCTGGCAAAAGAGAGTAAGGCTGTAACCATACTTGATATTTTCAGAGATCGTTATCATTCAAAGGCCCTGCTCTGGCTTGCCGGCATGAGTCTTGTTGCCGGTTTCTTAGGTATGATTGTGGTCCAATTTACCAGTGGGGCTCGTCTGCTCAACGTTATGGTGGGTATGTCCTATGCAAATGGCCTCTTTCTCTTTGTGGGAACCGTTGTGGTCTATACCCTCTGGGGCGGATTTCGGGCTGTAAGTTATACCGATGCCATCCAAGGACTTATCATGCTGGCAGGTATGGTTGCTCTCCTGCTGGGAGTGCTTGCTCATGGTGGTGGTATGGCAAATCTTACCTCGCAGATGGCGAGCATTGATCCAGGGCTTGTTCAGCCCCATGGAGCAGGCGGCTTTATGTCCTGGCCCTTCCTCTTCTCCTTTTGGATCTTGGTCTGTTTCGGAACCATCGGCCTGCCTCATACGGTGCTTCGGGTAATGGCTGCCAAAGACGGTAAGGCCATTGCCAGGGCCATGGTGCTTGGTACTGCGGTGACAGCTCTTGTCACCTTCCTGCCTCACCTTATTGGTGCCCTTGGCCGACCTCTGGTGCCGGAGCTCAGCAGTCCCGATGAGATTATGCCCACCTTGATGCTCCGCCTGTTTTCACCCTGGGTGGCGGGATTGCTCCTTGCTGCCCCCATTGCCGCCATCATGTCTTCGGTGGATTCAATGTTGCTCCAGGCTACATCTACCCTGGTGAATGATCTTGCCATTCGAAATTACAGCTTAAGTGAGGGCCAGCAAAAATGGCTGACCAGAGTGATAACTATTGTGGTGGCGGGGGTCTGTACTCTGCTCGCCCTTAATCCACCGCAGATGATTATCTGGCTTAATATGGCGGCCTTTGGCGCCCTGCAGGTGGTCTTCTTATGGCCGCTTGTTCTTGGCCTTTTTTGGCCGGCGGCCTCCAGTCAGGCGGCTTTGGCTAGTATGGTACTTGGCTTGGCATTTTATCTACCTCAAACATTCCTGAAGATAAAGATCTTTGGCTTGCATGCCATTGTCTCCTCACTTTTGGCCTCACTTCTGGCCTTTTTGCTGGTGCAGGTGATCTGTGCAGGTAAGAAGAGAGAGTGA
- a CDS encoding DUF997 family protein, with amino-acid sequence MKKQKIQGENSMSEKMTSRALLLTFAYCFLWALGPIIFGTDGRVIPEMFAGLPLWFWFSCVMAPTLLVVAAYFLLLER; translated from the coding sequence GTGAAGAAACAAAAAATCCAAGGGGAAAATTCTATGTCTGAAAAGATGACGTCAAGGGCCCTGCTTTTGACTTTTGCCTACTGTTTTCTTTGGGCGCTCGGTCCAATTATTTTTGGAACCGATGGTAGGGTGATACCTGAGATGTTTGCCGGATTACCCCTATGGTTTTGGTTTTCCTGTGTAATGGCTCCCACCCTGTTGGTGGTTGCTGCCTATTTCCTTCTGCTTGAGCGTTGA
- a CDS encoding molybdate ABC transporter permease subunit: MGFFAILSDSETLDPLALSARVLLVSGFMQLFLSVPLACWLARSRGVLKNVVDTAVTFPLVFPPIATGFALLLLLGRQGPFASLLGERIIFSFPGLVIAAFIAGLPLAIKPVQTALASAEATRLSEVAAVLGKSETTILIRVLIPYVKGSIVTGMLLAMGRSLGEVGITLMLGGNVIGRTNTLSLEIYNAVFNGEFERAVVLSLIIGSASVAMFIALKKISNT, encoded by the coding sequence ATGGGATTTTTTGCTATTCTCTCAGATAGTGAGACTCTGGACCCGCTTGCCCTTTCGGCTCGTGTCCTGCTTGTCTCTGGCTTTATGCAGCTCTTCTTAAGTGTGCCTCTGGCCTGTTGGCTTGCGCGTTCACGTGGGGTGTTGAAGAATGTTGTTGATACCGCTGTAACCTTTCCGCTGGTGTTTCCACCTATAGCAACGGGCTTTGCCCTTCTTCTCTTACTTGGCCGACAGGGACCATTTGCCAGTCTCCTCGGGGAGAGGATTATTTTTAGCTTTCCCGGTTTAGTTATCGCTGCCTTTATTGCCGGCCTGCCCCTTGCCATAAAACCGGTACAGACTGCCCTGGCCTCGGCTGAGGCCACTCGGCTCTCTGAAGTTGCGGCAGTGCTTGGCAAATCGGAAACGACCATACTGATTCGAGTACTCATTCCCTATGTTAAGGGCAGTATTGTGACCGGGATGCTCTTGGCCATGGGCCGTTCCTTGGGGGAAGTTGGCATTACCCTTATGCTTGGTGGCAATGTTATTGGCAGAACAAATACCCTCTCTTTAGAAATATACAATGCTGTTTTTAATGGAGAATTTGAGAGGGCTGTGGTGCTCTCTCTTATAATAGGGTCTGCATCTGTAGCTATGTTTATTGCCCTGAAAAAAATATCTAACACATAA